In Sphingomonas sp. JUb134, the sequence TCGCGCCGGAGGTGCTGTAATGGCTGCCGCCAAGATCAAGAAGGGTGACCAGGTCATCGTCCTGTCCGGCAAGGACAAGGGCAAGACCGGCGAAGTCGTCCGTTCGATGCCGAAGGACGGCAAGGTCGTGGTGTCGGGCGTGAACATCGCCGTGCGCCACCGCAAGCCGACCCAGGTCAACCCGCAGGGTGGCCTCGAGCGTTCGGAAGCGCCGCTCCACATCTCGAAGGTCGCGCACGTCGTTGACGGCAAGCCGACCCGCGTCCGCTTCGAAGAGCGCGACGGCAAGAAGGTCCGCGTGGCCGTGAAGACGGGGGATGTCATCAATGGCTGACAAGTACACGCCGCGGATGAAGTCGATCTACGACGACCGCATCGTCAAGGCGATGACGGAGAAGTTCGGCTACAAGAACGCGCTCGAAGTGCCGCGGATCGAAAAGATCGTGCTCAACATGGGCGTGGGCGAGGCGACGCAGGACAAGAAGAAGGTCGAGCAGGCGGCTTCCGAAATGGAGCTGATCGCCGGCCAGAAGCCTGTCGTCACCAAGGCGAAGAAGTCGATCGCGCAGTTCAAGCTGCGTGAAGGCATGGCGATCGGCTGCAAGGTCACGCTGCGCCGGGAGCGGATGTACGAGTTTCTCGACCGCTTCATCACGATCGCGCTTCCCCGCGTCCGCGACTTCCGCGGCCTGAACCCGAAGTCCTTTGACGGTCGCGGCAACTATGCCTGCGGCATCAAGGAGCAGATCGTGTTCCCGGAAATCAGCTATGACCGCGTCGACAAGGTGCGCGGCATGGACGTGATCGTCACCACCACCGCCAAGACCGACGACGAAGCTCGTGAGCTTTTGCGTCTGTTCGGCTTCCCGTTCCCGCAGGCGCAGGACGGCGAGCAGCAGAAGGCGGCCTAACCCATTGATGGGATCGCCCCGGCCATCGGTCGGGGCGGTGCCGCAACAAGGGCTTCGGCGCGTTGCCGGGGCCACGACTAGGAAGAGCTTAAGTCCATGGCGAAACTGAGTTCGATCAACAAGAACGAGCGTCGCAAGCAGCTGGTGAAGAAGTACGCCGGCAAGTATGCGAAGCTGAAGGCGCAGGCAGCGGACACCTCGCTGGACGAGACCGAGCGCCTGATCGCGCGCCTGAAGATGGCCGAGATCCCGCGCAACGGCAATCCGACCCGGATTCGCAACCGCTGCGAGGTCACTGGCCGCCCGCGCGCCTATTACCGCAAGTTCCGCCTCGCCCGCGTGATGCTTCGTGATCTTGCCAACCGCGGCATGATCCCCGGCGTCGTCAAGTCGAGCTGGTAAGGACCGTACCGATGGCATTGACCGATCCCCTGGGTGATATGCTCACCCGCATCCGCAACGGCCAGCGCGCGCGCAAGGACTCCGTCCTGTCGCCGGCGTCCAAGCTGCGGACCCGCGTCCTCGACGTGCTTCAGCGCGAGGGCTATATCCGTGGCTACAGCGAAGAGCAGATGGGCCCCGCGGCCGGCGTCCGCATCGAGCTGAAGTATTTCGAGGGTCAGCCGGCGATCAAGCACGTCGCGCGCGTCTCGAAGCCCGGTCGTCGCGTCTACTCGGGCAGCCAGGAGCTGCCGCGCGTTCGCAACGGCCTCGGCATCACGATCGTCTCGACGCCGCGTGGCGTTCTCTCCGACGCCGAAGCGCGCGAGCAGAACGTCGGTGGCGAAGTGCTGGCGGAGGTGTTCTAATGAGCCGCATCGGCAAGAAGGCAGTCCCGGTTCCGGCCGGCGTCACTGCCAACATCGCCGGCCGTGAGCTGAGCGTGAAGGGTCCCAAGGGCACCCTCTCCATGCCGCTCGCGGACGACATCGCCTACGAAGTCACCGACGGTGGCATTTCGGTCCAGCCGGCGAACGACACCAAGCGCGCCCGTGCCTTCTGGGGCATGCAGCGTACCCTGGTGCAGAACCTGGTGACCGGCGTGACCGAGGGCTTCTCCAAGAAGCTGCTCATCACCGGCGTCGGCTATCGTGCAGCAGCGCAGGGCAAGGTGCTCAAGCTGCAGCTCGGCTATTCGCACGACGTGAACTTCGACATCCCCGAGGGGATCGAGGTGAAGACCCCGGATCAGACCACGGTCGAGATCTCGGGCATCGACAAGCAGAAGGTCGGCCAGGTCGCCGCTGAGATCCGCCGCTGGCGGAAGCCGGAGCCCTACAAGGGCAAGGGCATCAAGTACGACGGCGAGTTCATCTTCCGCAAGGAAGGGAAGAAGAAGTGATGTCTACCAAGGGTATGTCGCTGTTCGAGAAGCGCCGCCGCCGCAACCGTACCGCGCTTCGTGCGCGCTCGGGCGGTCGTCCGCGCCTGTCGATCCACCGTTCGGGCAAGCACATCTATGCCCAGGTCATCGACGACGCCGAGGGCCGCACGGTCGCTTCGGCTTCGACGCTGGAAAAGGACGTGCGTGGCCAGAGCGGCGCGAACGTCGATGCCGCCAAGGCGGTGGGCCAGCGCGTCGCGGAGGCCGCAAAGGCTGCCGGCGTGACGCAGGTGGTGTTCGATCGTGGTGGGTTCCTCTTCCACGGACGCGTCAAGGCGCTGGCGGAAGCCGCGCGCGAGAGCGGATTGGAGTTCTAAGATGGCCGACGAGAACAACCAGGCCGAAACCCCCGCCGTCGAGGCGACGGGTGCAGAGGCAGGCGCGCCCCAGGGCCGTGGTCCGCGTGGCGGCCGTGGTCGCGGCGGCGAGCGTGGTCGTGGCGGCCGGGACGGCAACCGCGGGCGTCGCGACGATCGTCGCAACGAGGATGGTGGCGAGGAGCTGATCGAAAAGCTCGTCCACATCAACCGCGTTTCGAAGACCGTGAAGGGCGGTAAGCGCTTCGGCTTCGCAGCCCTCGTCGTCGTCGGCGACGGCAAGGGCCGCGTCGGCTTCGGTCATGGCAAGGCGCGCGAAGTGCCGGAAGCCATTTCCAAGGCGACCGCGTCGGCGAAGAAGGCGATGGTCCGCGTTCCGCTCAAGGACGGTCGCACGCTGCACCACGACGGCAACGGCCACTTCGGTGCCGGTCGCGTGACGCTGCGTTCGGCGCCTGCCGGTACCGGCATCATCGCGGGTGGCCCGATGCGCGCCATCTTCGAGAGCCTGGGCGTGGCCGACGTCGTGACCAAGTCGGTCGGCACGTCGAACCCGTACAACATGATCCGTGCGACCTTCGAGGCGCTGAACGAGCAGACTTCGCCGAAGTCGGTCGCACAGCGTCGTGGCAAGAAGATCGCCGACCTGCTGGGTCGTGGCGGATCGCAGGCTGCCGAGGCGGAAGCCGCGGCGGTGGTGGAGTAATCCCATGGCTACCGTGAAGATCACGCAGACCGGTTCGCCGATCCGGCGCACCAAGGACCAGCGCGCGACCCTCGTCGGCCTGGGCCTCAACAAGATGCACAAGACGGTCGAGCTGAACGACACCCCCGAGGTGCGCGGCATGATCCGCAAGGTGCAGCACATGGTGTCGGTCGAAGGCTGAAGCCTTCACCTTCACCGGTGACAAATAAGGGGAAGGGGGCTATGCGGCCCCCTTCCTCATTTCATCAGCGCGTAAAAAGCGAAAGCGAGTGCAACTCATGAAGCTCAACGAACTCACCGACAACCAGGGCGCCCGTCACCGCAAGATGCGCGTTGGCCGCGGCATCGGCTCCGGCAAGGGCAAGACCGCAGGTCGTGGTCAGAAGGGCCAGAAGAGCCGCGAAGGCGTCTCGATCAAGGGCTTCGAGGGCGGTCAGATGCCGCTCCACATGCGTCTGCCGAAGCGTGGCTTCAACAACATCTTCGCCAAGGATTATGCTGAGGTGAACCTCGGCGCGATCCAGAAGCTGGTGGACGCCGGCACGCTGACCGCGACCGACATCGACCACGCAGCGCTCAAGGCCGTTGGCCTGGCCCGCGGCGGCAAGGACGGCGTGCGTCTGCTCGGCAAGGGCGAGCTGACCGCCAAGCTGACCTTCACCGTCGCCGGCGTGTCGGCTTCGGCCCGCGAGGCAGTCGAGAAGGCTGGCGGCACCGTCAACGTGATCGAGGTCGTGCCGGCTGCCGAGAAGGCGAAGGCCAAGAAGGGCCAGACCCTGGCCGCCAAGAAGGCCGCGCGCGCCTGATCGGCGCCGCCTGAACGTCGTTCGCGTCGGGCCCGTCCGCTTCCGCTCTGCTTCCGGCTTCGGCCGAGCGGGCAGGGGTGGGCGGGCCCGCTCGTTTGAAAGGGCCGCCGGCGTTTCGCCGCGGACCCGTTAGACATCCCGGCCTTAAGCCCTATATGGGCGCCGGGGGTGGGGCATCAGCGCCCGCCAGCATCATCGGGACACATTCATGGCAGCGGCATCCGACGGCCTTGCAACCAACCTGAACCTGGCCAAGTTCGGCCAGGCGACCGAGCTCAAGAAGCGCCTGTGGTTCACGCTGGGCGCGCTGATCGTCTTCCGCATGCTCAGCTACGTGCCGCTGCCGGGGATCGATCCGACCCAGCTCGGCCTGCTCGCCAACCAGACCCAGGGCGGCGTGCTCGACTTCTTCAACACCTTCTCGGGCGGCGCGCTGACGCGCATGTCGGTGGTGGCGCTGGGCGTCATGCCGTACATCACTGCCTCGATCGTCGTGCAGCTCGCCAGCTCGCTGTCGCCGCAGCTCGCCGCGATCAAGAAGGAAGGCGAGTCGGGCCGCAAGAAGCTCAACCAGTACACCCGCTACGGCACGGTCGCGCTGACGGCCGTCCAGGGCTATTTCATCGCCGTCGGGCTTGAGGCGTTCGGCGCTCAGGCTGGCGCACAGGCGGTGATCGAGCCGGGCATGACGTTCCGCATCGCGGCGGTCATCTCGCTGATCGGCGGCACCATGTTCCTGATGTGGCTGGGCGAGCAGATCACCAGCCGCGGCATCGGCAACGGCATCTCGCTCATTATCATGGCGGGCATCGTCGCCCATCTGCCGACCACGCTGGTCCAGCTGTTCGAGGGCAGCCGCTCGGGCACGCTCGATCCGCTCAAGCTCGTGGGCATCACCGTCGCGGTGATCGGCCTCGTCCTGTTCATCTGCTTCATGGAGCGCGCCCAGCGCCGCATCCTGATCCAGTATCCCAAGCGCCAGACCGCGCGCGGGGTGCAGGCGGACCGCAGCCACCTGCCGCTCAAGATCAACACCGCGGGCGTGATCCCGCCGATCTTCGCCTCGTCGCTGCTGCTGATGCCGGTCACCATCACCCAGTTCGCCGGCCAGGCGGCAGAGGGTCAGAGCTGGTGGGGTGATTTCGTGATCAGCCTTAACCAGTATCTCCAGCACGGCAGCCCCGTGTACATGCTGCTCTACGGCGCCGGCATCATCTTCTTCTCGTTCTTCTACACCGCCGTGGTGTTCAATCCGGAAGAGACCGCCGACAACCTCAAGCGCTACGGCGGCTTCATTCCCGGCATCCGTCCGGGCAAGAACACCGAGGCGTATTTCGACTATGTGCTGACCCGCATCACCGTGATCGGTGCGGCCTATCTGGTCATCCTCTGCCTGCTGCCGGAGTATCTGGTCTCGGCGCTCGCTATTCCCTTCTATCTTGGTGGGACTAGCCTTCTGATCGTGGTCAACGTAACCATGGATACGGTGACGCAGATCCAGTCGCACCTGCTGGCGCATCAGTATGGCGACCTGATCAAGAAGGCCAAGCTCAAGGGCGGCCGCGCGCGTCGCTGATCGATCGAAGAGGGGAAGACACGTGGACATCATCCTGCTCGGACCGCCGGGCGCCGGCAAGGGTACGCAGGCGAGCCGTCTGGAGCATGATCGCGGGATGGTGCAGCTGTCCACCGGCGACATGCTGCGCGCGGCGGTGAAGGCAGGCTCGCCCGTGGGGCTGAAGGCGAAGGCGGTGATGGAGGCGGGTGAGCTCGTTTCCGACGCGATCGTCTCGGCCCTGATCGGCGAGCGCCTCGACCAGCTCGAGGAAGGGCAGGGCGCGATCTTCGACGGCTATCCGCGCACCGCGGCCCAGGCCGACGCGCTCGACCTGCTGCTCGAGCATCGCGGCCGTCGCCTCGCCTATGTCATCGAGCTGGTGGTGGACGAGGATGCGCTGGTCGA encodes:
- the rplX gene encoding 50S ribosomal protein L24, giving the protein MAAAKIKKGDQVIVLSGKDKGKTGEVVRSMPKDGKVVVSGVNIAVRHRKPTQVNPQGGLERSEAPLHISKVAHVVDGKPTRVRFEERDGKKVRVAVKTGDVING
- the rplE gene encoding 50S ribosomal protein L5 is translated as MADKYTPRMKSIYDDRIVKAMTEKFGYKNALEVPRIEKIVLNMGVGEATQDKKKVEQAASEMELIAGQKPVVTKAKKSIAQFKLREGMAIGCKVTLRRERMYEFLDRFITIALPRVRDFRGLNPKSFDGRGNYACGIKEQIVFPEISYDRVDKVRGMDVIVTTTAKTDDEARELLRLFGFPFPQAQDGEQQKAA
- the rpsN gene encoding 30S ribosomal protein S14 — protein: MAKLSSINKNERRKQLVKKYAGKYAKLKAQAADTSLDETERLIARLKMAEIPRNGNPTRIRNRCEVTGRPRAYYRKFRLARVMLRDLANRGMIPGVVKSSW
- the rpsH gene encoding 30S ribosomal protein S8; the protein is MALTDPLGDMLTRIRNGQRARKDSVLSPASKLRTRVLDVLQREGYIRGYSEEQMGPAAGVRIELKYFEGQPAIKHVARVSKPGRRVYSGSQELPRVRNGLGITIVSTPRGVLSDAEAREQNVGGEVLAEVF
- the rplF gene encoding 50S ribosomal protein L6 translates to MSRIGKKAVPVPAGVTANIAGRELSVKGPKGTLSMPLADDIAYEVTDGGISVQPANDTKRARAFWGMQRTLVQNLVTGVTEGFSKKLLITGVGYRAAAQGKVLKLQLGYSHDVNFDIPEGIEVKTPDQTTVEISGIDKQKVGQVAAEIRRWRKPEPYKGKGIKYDGEFIFRKEGKKK
- the rplR gene encoding 50S ribosomal protein L18 translates to MSTKGMSLFEKRRRRNRTALRARSGGRPRLSIHRSGKHIYAQVIDDAEGRTVASASTLEKDVRGQSGANVDAAKAVGQRVAEAAKAAGVTQVVFDRGGFLFHGRVKALAEAARESGLEF
- the rpsE gene encoding 30S ribosomal protein S5; protein product: MADENNQAETPAVEATGAEAGAPQGRGPRGGRGRGGERGRGGRDGNRGRRDDRRNEDGGEELIEKLVHINRVSKTVKGGKRFGFAALVVVGDGKGRVGFGHGKAREVPEAISKATASAKKAMVRVPLKDGRTLHHDGNGHFGAGRVTLRSAPAGTGIIAGGPMRAIFESLGVADVVTKSVGTSNPYNMIRATFEALNEQTSPKSVAQRRGKKIADLLGRGGSQAAEAEAAAVVE
- the rpmD gene encoding 50S ribosomal protein L30, whose translation is MATVKITQTGSPIRRTKDQRATLVGLGLNKMHKTVELNDTPEVRGMIRKVQHMVSVEG
- the rplO gene encoding 50S ribosomal protein L15 gives rise to the protein MKLNELTDNQGARHRKMRVGRGIGSGKGKTAGRGQKGQKSREGVSIKGFEGGQMPLHMRLPKRGFNNIFAKDYAEVNLGAIQKLVDAGTLTATDIDHAALKAVGLARGGKDGVRLLGKGELTAKLTFTVAGVSASAREAVEKAGGTVNVIEVVPAAEKAKAKKGQTLAAKKAARA
- the secY gene encoding preprotein translocase subunit SecY gives rise to the protein MAAASDGLATNLNLAKFGQATELKKRLWFTLGALIVFRMLSYVPLPGIDPTQLGLLANQTQGGVLDFFNTFSGGALTRMSVVALGVMPYITASIVVQLASSLSPQLAAIKKEGESGRKKLNQYTRYGTVALTAVQGYFIAVGLEAFGAQAGAQAVIEPGMTFRIAAVISLIGGTMFLMWLGEQITSRGIGNGISLIIMAGIVAHLPTTLVQLFEGSRSGTLDPLKLVGITVAVIGLVLFICFMERAQRRILIQYPKRQTARGVQADRSHLPLKINTAGVIPPIFASSLLLMPVTITQFAGQAAEGQSWWGDFVISLNQYLQHGSPVYMLLYGAGIIFFSFFYTAVVFNPEETADNLKRYGGFIPGIRPGKNTEAYFDYVLTRITVIGAAYLVILCLLPEYLVSALAIPFYLGGTSLLIVVNVTMDTVTQIQSHLLAHQYGDLIKKAKLKGGRARR
- a CDS encoding adenylate kinase, giving the protein MDIILLGPPGAGKGTQASRLEHDRGMVQLSTGDMLRAAVKAGSPVGLKAKAVMEAGELVSDAIVSALIGERLDQLEEGQGAIFDGYPRTAAQADALDLLLEHRGRRLAYVIELVVDEDALVERIVGRFTCAVCGTGYHDKFKLPKVEATCDACGSIEFKRRPDDNEETVRTRMAEYRAKTAPILPGYEERGLVERVDGMADMDTVATQIAEILNR